In the genome of Nocardioides sp. NBC_00368, the window GCCCGGATGTGCCCCTTTCACAGGGTGCGTGGCCTCGGGGCCGGGCGGCAGCGGGGGATTCCAGGACCGCTGCCCGCGATAGCGGATCTTCACCTTGCTCGCCGCTCTTGCTCTCTGCCCGCCTTATGTCCTGGACGCGTCCCCCGATCCCAGGCAGGTACGCAGCGCGGTCAGCCCCCGCGAGGAGTGGCTCTTGACGGTCCCCTCGCTGATCCGCAGCTCCCGTGCGGTCTCGGCGACCGACAGCTGCAGCCAGTGGCGCAGGACGACCACCTTGCGCTGCATCTCCGGCAATTCCTGGAGCGCGTCGAAGAGCTCGGACCGCTCCTCGACCTGGTCCGCGGGACCCGGCTGCTCCGGCAGCTCTCCCGAGCGCTCCCGCTTCCACCACGGCCGCCGGGTCTGGTCGATGTGGGCGCGGACGAGGATCGTCCGGACGTACGCCTCCTCCGACCCCCGCTCGACCCGTCGCCACGACGCGTACAGCTTCAGCAGGGACGTCTGCACCAGGTCGTCCGCCCGGTGCCAGTCGCCGCACAGCGCGTACGCCACCCGCACCAGGTGTGACCGCCGGGCCGCGACGAACGCGGTGAAGGCCTCGTCGTGCGCGCTCATGTCCACGGCCCCCCTTGGGAGCCGTAGTTTCGCCTGACGATCGCGGCGAACTCGTCGAGTGAGAACGGCCCGCGGTCCTCGGTGTACGGCGCCGGGAGCAGGTTGTAGGCAAACGCCCACGAGACGTTCTTCGTCCGAGTCGCGCTCTCCTTCTCCTGGACCAGGACGTACTGCTCCTCGCCGTCGACGGTGATCCGGGCGGCTGCGGTCTGCGACGTCTCGGCCGTGAACGACTCGTTGATGTCCGGGTCAGCGATCTGATCGAGGACCACCACCCCGTCCCTGGTGGGGACGACCTCCGAGCCGCTGAACTCGACGACGTCGGTGATGGCCGGTTCCACGAGGTTGCGGTAGTTCGGACGGTAGGTCGCTCGATCCGACCTCTCGATGCGTGTCAGCCAGCCATCGATGCTCTGGCCAGGAATGGCATAGATCGAGCCGCCGTCGGGTGCCAGTGAAAGCGCTGTGCGGCTATTCCGGAGGAAGAGCCACTTTTCGACGCCCTCCCGCTCGATGACCGCTCCGACCGAGTCCCAGGGTGCGTCGTATCCGAAGGGGTTGGAGATCTCGCGGACGATCTTCCAACCGCTTCCGCCGACGGAGAGCCGGTCACCGGGGTCCCACATGACGTCCGGCTGGTGGTCGGGAAGCTCACGTGCCCACGTCCGAAAGTCCTTCGCGGTATGGGATGCGTCGGCGAAGGCGGCGTCCTCACGTTGCGGGAAGTAGGCGT includes:
- a CDS encoding SigE family RNA polymerase sigma factor, yielding MSAHDEAFTAFVAARRSHLVRVAYALCGDWHRADDLVQTSLLKLYASWRRVERGSEEAYVRTILVRAHIDQTRRPWWKRERSGELPEQPGPADQVEERSELFDALQELPEMQRKVVVLRHWLQLSVAETARELRISEGTVKSHSSRGLTALRTCLGSGDASRT